The proteins below are encoded in one region of Salvelinus alpinus chromosome 27, SLU_Salpinus.1, whole genome shotgun sequence:
- the LOC139556064 gene encoding syndecan-1-like translates to MRTLLISTLLFAMGACLPAITTSYSIPPDDLDGSGHDLESSGSGSGEWAEVSKGSVRFTTISTFTMTMSEDDLMFNAIDEEDKTVPIIMTDNTGNKISEDSDLTFDKRPKLDDNNGSAIGNVAKSGGLLENKEALAAIIAGGVVGLALAASLLTLMVYNMKKKDEGGYTVNQKNKSNGGYQKPKTKEEFIA, encoded by the exons ATGAGGACTTTACTGATTTCCACTTTACTGTTTGCTATGGGTGCATGTTTACCTGCAATAACCACATCG TATTCTATTCCTCCAGACGACCTGGATGGATCGGGACATGATCTGGAAAGTTCTGGCTCAGGTTCAGGGGAATGGGCAGAAG TGTCCAAAGGCTCAGTAAGGTTTACCACAATCTCAACATTTACAATGACAATGAGTGAAGATGACTTAATGTTCAATGCCATTGATGAAGAGGATAAAACCGTCCCAATTATAATGACAGACAACACCGGAAATAAAATATCA GAGGACTCAGACTTGACCTTTGACAAAAGGCCTAAGCTAGATGACAACAACGGATCAGCCATTGGCAATGTGGCAAAGAGCGGGGGTCTTCTAGAAAACAAAGAAGCGCTTGCAG CTATTATTGCAGGAGGAGTGGTGGGACTGGCCTTGGCTGCCTCCCTGTTAACACTCATGGTCTATAACATGAAGAAGAAAGATGAGGGAGGCTACACTGTCAACCAGAAAAACAAGTCGAACGGAGGATATCAGAAACCGAAGACCAAGGAGGAGTTTATTGCATAA